One region of Malania oleifera isolate guangnan ecotype guangnan chromosome 6, ASM2987363v1, whole genome shotgun sequence genomic DNA includes:
- the LOC131158383 gene encoding CDT1-like protein a, chloroplastic isoform X2 has translation MDQSRSEELRQSLLDFKCKKIVLGDDKSSVISPRSLQMFGNVPHENWEAKIGLVTPEKTNESSHAKCTEEAIKLSESYKTIAEFFGCMICSLRLLGLRKRLPTFQNVRTQVEILARREFSYRHLAGIKYILPEAIQIEKILIHDQKTLCMKPDMKITLLLDVVEGCHEQSAFIALRQLFDYRLLNFFKMQPEDFDIPEAIPPEPFNHESQTNIPKVFLMASGSQPPSVVIEQSNSSHLYPSFSKHFSQKSIVAKTEKTQLLASPVTVTLSSTRSDCLPSEDIEYQIQKKSSDICSEPAIISSPVPMIYPHSSVCSSEYESPIVKLPLATDSLTLETPAQMTPKQSMPSCDDKLKITSKQKLTVCYAKRSLDFCNLEGDESASKSNADAMPQTTKIERISVEVGVSGSSALSQKVEKNNGYMQEQISSSLTDLVPVIFRIFQSANFSLITKEELIHKIIMHNCDIIDRREVEEHIKLLENLVPDWICRNLAPCGDILYDLRRVPDLDSVRARLSSSHKPS, from the exons ATGGATCAGAGCAGAAGTGAGGAACTCAGACAAAGTTTGCTGGATTTTAAGTGTAAGAAGATAGTTCTTGGGGATGATAAATCAAGTGTCATTTCTCCGCGCTCTCTGCAAATGTTTGGGAATGTTCCACATGAGAATTGGGAAGCGAAAATTGGGTTGGTAACACCTGAGAAGACAAATGAGTCTTCGCACGCAAAGTGCACAGAGGAAGCAATTAAGCTCTCTGAAAG TTATAAGACCATTGCAGAGTTCTTTGGTTGCATGATCTGTTCACTGAGGTTGCTTGGTCTGCGCAAAAGGTTACCTACTTTTCAGAACGTTCGTACTCAAGTGGAAATTCTAGCTAGAAG GGAGTTCTCATACAGGCATCTCGCAGGGATAAAATACATTCTTCCTGAGGCAATACAGATTGAGAAGATCCTTATACATGATCAGAAAACTCTGTGCATGAAACCCGATATGAAAATTACTTTGCTGCTTGATGTCGTAGAAGGATGTCATGAACAATCTGCTTTTATAGCACTGCGCCAACTCTTTGATTATAGgcttttaaatttctttaaaatgCAACCTGAG GACTTTGATATTCCGGAAGCCATCCCGCCAGAGCCCTTCAATCATGAAAGTCAAACTAATATACCAAAAGTGTTTCTTATGGCTTCAGGATCTCAACCACCTTCCGTTGTGATTGAGCAATCAAACTCATCTCATTTATACCCTTCTTTCAGCAAGCACTTCTCTCAGAAGTCCATTGTTGCAAAAACAGAAAAGACCCAACTCTTAGCATCTCCTGTTACTGTCACTTTGTCATCTACAAGATCAGATTGTTTGCCTAGTGAAGATATTGAATACCAGATACAGAAAAAATCTTCTGATATATGTTCTGAGCCTGCCATCATCAGTTCCCCTGTTCCAATGATTTATCCTCACTCCTCTGTTTGTTCCAGTGAATATGAGAGCCCCATTGTGAAGCTTCCCTTGGCTACTGATAGTTTAACATTAGAAACACCTGCGCAAATGACACCAAAGCAATCAATGCCAAGTTGTGATGACAAGCTCAAGATCACAAGTAAACAAAAACTGACAGTTTGTTATGCAAAAAGGTCTCTAGACTTCTGTAATTTGGAAGGGGATGAAAGTGCGTCAAAGTCTAATGCGGATGCAATGCCTCAAACTACGAAAATAGAAAGAATTTCTGTGGAAGTGGGTGTTTCTGGTTCTTCTGCACTTTCCCAGAAG GTTGAGAAAAACAATGGCTATATGCAGGAGCAAATATCTTCTTCGTTGACTGATCTTGTTCCTGTGATATTCCGTATATTTCAGTCTGCTAACttctctttaatcacaaaagaggAACTCATACACAAGATAATCATGCATAATTGTGATATCATCGACAGAA GAGAGGTAGAAGAACATATCAAGCTTCTTGAAAATTTAGTTCCAGATTGGATATGTAGGAACTTAGCACCATGTGGAGATATTTTATATGA